A stretch of DNA from Gemmatimonadota bacterium:
CGCTGGTCACGACCCTGGGCGTCGATTTCGCGGGCGCGCTCCCGACCATCCGGAAAGCCTGGGTGGCGCCGCACACGGAAGACCGTCTCGCCTGGGCGCTCTTCATCGCCGGGAATACCTGCAACCTGCTGGCGGTGGACCGGTGGGAATTCGCGATCGCGATCTATCCGATCTACTTCTTTCTGGTCAGCGGGACGATCGCGGCGCTCGTGCTGCGCCCGCGGAAGCAAGTGGTACAACCCCTGCCGTGACCGACCAGCCCTACCGCCGCATCCGGGCGCTCTGGCCCGACCACCTCGGCCTCGCCCGCGGCAAGCTCCTGCTCCCGGGCGCCGCCGAGACCGGGCACTGCCTCGCCACCTTCGCCCTGGGCTTCGACCGCGAGATGGACGCCTATCCCAACTCGGGCCTCCTCGACGGCCTCCCCGACATGCGCGCCGTCTTCGACCCGGCCGCGATCCGGCCCGGCTGGAGCGAGGGGACGGGCGTGGTGGTCGCCGACCTGGAACAGCACGGCAAGCCGCTCGAACGCTCCTCCCGCCGCATCCTCAAGCGCGCCATCGCCGAGCACGAATCGGACGGCCGCCGTCCGGTCGTCGGCATCGAGCTGGAGGCGTTCCTGCTCCGGCCCGACGGCGAGGGCGGCTTCCAGCCGGTCCACACCCCCGGCTCCCACGTCTACGGCTCGGGGCCGCTGATGGACCCCGGCGGGGTCATGGAGGCGGTGCTCAACGCCGCCGACCGCTGCGGCATCGTGCTCGAGTCCTTCCACAGCGAGTACGACGACGGGCAGTTCGAGCTGACGCTCGGCAAGAACCACGCCCTCGCCGCTGCCGACGAGGCGTTCCTCTTCAAGCTGCTGGCCCGCGAGGTGGCCGCCGAGCGGGGCTACCACCTCACCTTCATCGGCAAGCCCTTCAGCGACCGCGGCGGTTCCGGCCTGCACGTCAACCTGAGCCTCGAAGAGGACGGGGAGAACGTGTTCGACGACCCCGACGGAGCGAGCGGGCTCTCGAACCTCGCCTGGTCCGCCGTGGCCGGCCTGCTCCAACACCACCGCGGGCTCGCCGGTGCGGTGGCGCCCACCGTGAACGCCTACCGGCGTCTCCGCCCGGGTCAGATGAGCGGCTACTGGGCCAACTGGGGCCACGACCACCGCGGCTGCGCGGTGCGGATTCCGCTGGAGCGCGGGGCCGGGTCGCGGGTCGAACACCGCCTCGCGGACGGGGCCTGCGGCCCCCACCTCGGGGTGGCGGCCACCCTGCTCGCGGCGCGGCTCGGCATCGTGCGAGGGCGCGAGCCACCTCCGGAAGAGAAGAGCGACTGTC
This window harbors:
- a CDS encoding glutamine synthetase, whose amino-acid sequence is MTDQPYRRIRALWPDHLGLARGKLLLPGAAETGHCLATFALGFDREMDAYPNSGLLDGLPDMRAVFDPAAIRPGWSEGTGVVVADLEQHGKPLERSSRRILKRAIAEHESDGRRPVVGIELEAFLLRPDGEGGFQPVHTPGSHVYGSGPLMDPGGVMEAVLNAADRCGIVLESFHSEYDDGQFELTLGKNHALAAADEAFLFKLLAREVAAERGYHLTFIGKPFSDRGGSGLHVNLSLEEDGENVFDDPDGASGLSNLAWSAVAGLLQHHRGLAGAVAPTVNAYRRLRPGQMSGYWANWGHDHRGCAVRIPLERGAGSRVEHRLADGACGPHLGVAATLLAARLGIVRGREPPPEEKSDCLEASETRVTVADDLARALDDLEADADLVEAFGEEFVQMHVTVKRREWERFRAHTTDWEKREYLPYL